A DNA window from Tenuifilaceae bacterium CYCD contains the following coding sequences:
- a CDS encoding penicillin-binding protein encodes MSLKKEILTRIAVVYVFFVLLGLGIIAKIIYIQFVEGYKWRAKAKVITYKDIIVTPNRGDICATDGRVLATSIPYFDLRMDLLAGGVTDSVFNANIDSLAICLSNFFKDRSKYSYKSELTNARRLAKNKRFYPVAPRKVNYIELQQIKKFPLFRLGENKGGFIPVQTNKRILPHATMAARTIGTVNEGGVAVGVEGAFDYALKGKAGLRVHQRIPGNSWVEVKSMDQIDAEDGADVITTIDVALQDVAEAALRKQLDMHNAEHGCAILMEVATGDIKAIANLKREDDGSYSEMYNYAIGESTEPGSTMKIPTLVALLEDGRMNLDDTVNTGNGKYKIYDRVIADSKEDGHGKISVKEVFEVSSNIGVVKLVNKYYKGRERDFIDRIYAMKLNQPLDISIPGEVSPYIKYPGEKYWSGMSLPMMSIGYELRLTPIQILTFYNAIANNGRMVKPRLVKSLVRHGQVVQSFSPEVISSSICSRSTLRKVKEVLEGVVERGTAMNLKNPRYKIAGKTGTAQVAKGAKGYKHGGRVSYSASFAGYFPADDPKYSCIVVVNSPSNSVYYGNVVAGPIFKEISDKVYATSPEWFREVDDSGDLKEIPQAKSSSREALSEVLDELDIPFEKVDKKVDWVTTERDSLKVELKKMNVSKKTVPNVVGMGIKDALFLLENTGLRVKFQGRGSVRSQSIQAGTKAAPGSTVFLEMSLG; translated from the coding sequence ATGTCGCTAAAAAAAGAAATATTAACCCGAATTGCAGTAGTGTACGTATTTTTCGTGCTGCTGGGGTTAGGCATTATTGCTAAAATTATCTACATACAGTTTGTTGAAGGCTACAAGTGGCGTGCAAAAGCCAAAGTTATTACCTACAAGGATATTATTGTTACTCCTAACCGTGGTGATATCTGTGCTACCGATGGTCGTGTGCTGGCAACATCAATCCCTTACTTTGATTTAAGGATGGATTTGCTTGCTGGTGGAGTTACCGATTCGGTTTTCAATGCAAATATTGATTCGTTGGCAATTTGCTTATCGAACTTTTTTAAGGATAGGTCAAAGTATTCCTATAAATCTGAACTGACTAATGCCCGCCGTTTGGCAAAGAATAAGCGTTTTTACCCAGTTGCGCCACGCAAGGTGAATTACATAGAGTTGCAGCAGATCAAGAAATTTCCGTTGTTCCGCTTGGGCGAGAATAAGGGTGGCTTTATTCCGGTACAAACCAACAAACGAATATTGCCTCATGCAACAATGGCAGCTCGCACCATTGGCACTGTAAACGAAGGAGGTGTTGCAGTGGGAGTAGAGGGTGCTTTCGATTATGCCCTAAAAGGCAAGGCTGGGTTAAGGGTTCATCAGCGTATACCTGGTAATAGTTGGGTTGAGGTAAAAAGTATGGACCAGATTGATGCCGAGGATGGTGCCGATGTTATTACCACCATAGATGTAGCTCTTCAGGATGTTGCTGAGGCTGCATTAAGGAAACAACTGGATATGCACAACGCCGAGCACGGGTGTGCAATTCTAATGGAGGTTGCAACTGGCGATATTAAAGCCATAGCCAATCTTAAGCGCGAAGATGATGGTTCGTACTCCGAGATGTATAACTATGCCATTGGTGAGAGTACAGAACCTGGATCAACAATGAAAATTCCAACCTTGGTTGCATTGCTTGAGGATGGTAGGATGAATTTGGATGATACAGTTAATACAGGTAACGGAAAATATAAGATATACGATAGAGTTATTGCAGACTCCAAGGAGGATGGGCATGGTAAGATTTCGGTGAAAGAGGTTTTTGAGGTGTCGTCGAATATTGGGGTGGTAAAATTGGTAAATAAGTACTATAAAGGTAGAGAGCGTGATTTTATTGATAGGATATATGCGATGAAGTTGAACCAGCCTTTGGATATCTCCATTCCGGGTGAGGTGTCTCCTTACATAAAGTATCCAGGCGAAAAGTACTGGTCGGGGATGTCTTTACCGATGATGAGTATCGGTTATGAGTTAAGGCTAACACCTATACAAATCCTTACATTCTACAACGCTATTGCAAACAATGGCCGAATGGTTAAACCACGTTTGGTGAAATCGCTGGTACGCCACGGACAGGTTGTTCAGTCGTTTTCACCCGAGGTTATTTCGTCATCAATTTGTTCAAGGTCTACACTCCGCAAGGTGAAAGAAGTGCTTGAAGGAGTTGTAGAGAGAGGAACTGCGATGAATTTAAAAAATCCTCGATATAAAATTGCTGGAAAAACTGGAACTGCACAGGTTGCAAAGGGAGCAAAGGGCTACAAACACGGCGGAAGGGTAAGTTACTCTGCATCGTTTGCAGGTTATTTCCCTGCCGACGACCCCAAGTATTCCTGTATTGTGGTTGTAAACTCGCCCTCGAACAGTGTTTACTATGGGAACGTGGTTGCTGGACCAATCTTTAAGGAGATATCCGATAAGGTTTACGCCACTAGCCCTGAGTGGTTCCGCGAGGTTGACGATAGTGGAGATTTGAAAGAGATACCACAGGCAAAATCGAGTAGCAGAGAGGCTTTATCAGAAGTGCTAGACGAATTGGATATTCCTTTCGAAAAGGTGGATAAAAAAGTCGATTGGGTTACCACTGAGCGCGATAGCCTTAAGGTTGAGTTGAAAAAAATGAACGTGTCAAAGAAAACTGTTCCAAACGTTGTTGGAATGGGAATAAAGGATGCTTTATTCTTGCTTGAAAATACTGGGTTAAGGGTGAAGTTTCAGGGCAGAGGCTCTGTGCGCTCACAATCCATTCAGGCAGGCACCAAAGCTGCTCCGGGAAGTACTGTGTTTTTGGAGATGAGTTTAGGTTAG
- the murD gene encoding UDP-N-acetylmuramoylalanine--D-glutamate ligase — translation MKRIVILGGGESGAGAAVLAHKQGFDVFLSDSSAIKPRYKEWLDKYSIRWEEGQHTEELILNADEVIKSPGIPDKAPLIVKICEKAIPIISEIEFAGRYTNAYTVCITGSNGKTTTTSLIYHMMQKAGLNVGLAGNIGNSFAYQVAENNFDYYVIELSSFQLDGVYEFKPDIAILLNITPDHLDRYDYKMQNYVESKFRIAKNISDDDCFIFCSDDAVTIEQLKRIVLRAQQLPFSIRSKDNQTSWIENEHLFINYNDSDFCMSINELSLKGKHNIYNSMAAGIAGHVLNIRNEVIRESLSDFQGVEHRLEPVLTIKGVRYINDSKATNVNSTWYALESMDTPVVWIVGGTDKGNDYSELMDLVKVKVKAIVCLGVDNSKLHKAFGDVISIMIDTRSAQEAVQQAYKLASPGDAVLLSPACASFDLFDNYEDRGRKFKAAVREL, via the coding sequence ATGAAGCGAATAGTTATACTAGGTGGAGGCGAAAGTGGTGCTGGTGCGGCTGTGTTGGCTCACAAGCAGGGTTTTGATGTTTTTCTTTCCGATTCGTCGGCCATTAAGCCCCGCTACAAGGAGTGGCTCGATAAGTACAGCATTCGCTGGGAGGAGGGGCAGCACACCGAGGAGTTAATCCTCAACGCCGATGAGGTGATTAAAAGCCCTGGTATTCCCGATAAAGCGCCTTTAATTGTGAAAATTTGCGAAAAAGCAATTCCAATTATTTCGGAGATTGAGTTTGCTGGACGTTACACCAATGCCTACACGGTTTGTATAACGGGTAGCAACGGAAAAACCACCACCACTTCGCTTATATACCATATGATGCAGAAGGCAGGGTTGAACGTGGGTTTGGCTGGGAATATTGGTAATAGCTTTGCCTATCAGGTGGCTGAGAACAACTTCGATTACTACGTAATTGAGTTAAGCAGTTTTCAGCTCGATGGTGTTTACGAGTTCAAGCCCGATATCGCCATTTTGCTGAATATCACCCCCGACCATTTGGATCGGTACGATTATAAGATGCAGAACTACGTGGAATCTAAATTTCGTATCGCTAAAAATATTTCTGATGACGATTGCTTTATCTTCTGCTCCGACGATGCTGTGACCATTGAACAGCTTAAGCGCATTGTGCTAAGAGCACAGCAGTTGCCATTCTCCATCAGGAGTAAGGATAACCAAACGTCGTGGATTGAGAACGAGCATTTGTTCATTAATTACAACGATAGTGATTTCTGTATGTCGATTAACGAACTGTCCTTAAAGGGCAAACATAATATTTATAACTCAATGGCAGCGGGAATTGCAGGCCATGTGTTGAATATTAGGAATGAGGTGATACGCGAGTCGCTTTCCGATTTTCAGGGTGTTGAGCATAGACTAGAGCCAGTTTTAACCATTAAGGGTGTTCGTTACATAAACGATTCTAAGGCAACCAACGTGAACTCAACTTGGTATGCGTTGGAGAGTATGGATACACCTGTGGTTTGGATTGTTGGCGGAACCGATAAGGGTAATGATTATTCCGAGTTAATGGATTTAGTGAAGGTCAAAGTAAAGGCAATTGTTTGTCTTGGTGTCGATAATTCAAAGTTACATAAGGCCTTTGGTGATGTTATCAGCATAATGATTGATACACGTTCTGCCCAGGAGGCAGTTCAGCAAGCGTATAAACTTGCAAGCCCTGGCGATGCTGTTCTTCTTTCGCCTGCCTGCGCTAGTTTCGACTTGTTTGATAACTACGAGGACCGCGGCCGTAAGTTTAAAGCAGCAGTTAGGGAATTGTAG
- the mraZ gene encoding transcriptional regulator MraZ: protein MSSFIGDYDCKVDEKGRVLFPSALRKQITSAAPDRFVVKKDIYEECLVLFPMEEWERQNALIRKNTNPYNKEHNQFLREFYRGTAEVSLDASGRLLFSKRLLEMVGIEKDVVFAGMNGKIEIWAKSKYEGAQMPSGDFASLADKILGSTIIKDE from the coding sequence ATGTCCTCATTCATTGGCGATTACGATTGCAAAGTTGACGAGAAGGGTCGCGTACTCTTCCCCTCAGCGCTGCGTAAGCAGATTACATCTGCTGCGCCCGATCGGTTCGTGGTGAAAAAGGATATTTATGAGGAGTGCTTGGTGCTTTTCCCTATGGAGGAATGGGAGCGCCAAAATGCCCTAATTCGCAAGAATACCAATCCTTACAACAAAGAGCACAACCAGTTCCTACGCGAGTTTTACCGTGGAACCGCCGAGGTATCGCTCGATGCTAGTGGACGTTTGCTTTTCTCCAAGCGCCTGCTCGAGATGGTTGGCATTGAAAAGGATGTGGTGTTTGCCGGAATGAACGGCAAAATTGAGATTTGGGCAAAGAGTAAGTACGAAGGCGCACAAATGCCATCGGGCGATTTTGCAAGCCTGGCCGATAAGATTTTGGGATCAACAATTATAAAGGATGAGTAA
- the rsmH_1 gene encoding ribosomal RNA small subunit methyltransferase H: MAYHVPVLLAESIEGLSIKPNGTYVDLTFGGGGHSRLIMEKLNRQGRLFAFDQDEDALANAIDDKRFMLIRSNFKYFRNFLRYHGVGKVDGILADLGVSSFHLDSPERGFSFRFEGPLDMRMNRRASLSAKTVVNNYEAEDLMKIFRLYGELNEAKRFANAICRERSNRPIETVEDLAELLKPMIPQKIQNKTLAQVFQAIRIEVNHELDVLKSMILNAERCLVKDGRLVIISYHSLEDRLVKNYFRNGNFEGDDNPDFMGNRTVPFEQINRKVIVPSNEELERNSRARSAKLRIGSKL; this comes from the coding sequence ATGGCCTACCACGTACCAGTTTTGCTTGCCGAAAGCATAGAGGGTTTAAGCATTAAGCCCAACGGAACTTATGTAGACCTCACCTTTGGTGGGGGTGGCCATTCCCGCCTTATTATGGAGAAACTTAACCGCCAGGGGCGGTTGTTTGCTTTTGACCAGGACGAGGATGCTCTGGCGAACGCAATAGACGACAAGCGCTTTATGCTTATCCGCAGCAATTTCAAGTATTTCCGAAATTTTCTCAGGTATCACGGCGTCGGTAAGGTGGATGGCATTCTGGCCGATTTGGGCGTGTCGTCGTTCCACTTGGATAGCCCCGAGCGTGGTTTCTCGTTTCGATTCGAGGGGCCGCTTGATATGCGTATGAATAGGCGCGCATCGCTTTCGGCTAAAACTGTGGTGAATAACTACGAGGCAGAAGATTTAATGAAGATTTTTAGGCTTTACGGCGAGTTGAACGAGGCTAAACGCTTTGCCAACGCAATTTGCCGCGAGCGTTCAAATAGGCCGATTGAAACTGTGGAGGATTTGGCCGAGTTACTTAAGCCGATGATTCCACAGAAGATTCAGAACAAAACTTTGGCTCAGGTTTTTCAGGCAATTCGCATTGAGGTAAACCACGAGTTGGATGTGCTAAAAAGTATGATTCTGAACGCGGAGAGGTGCTTGGTGAAGGACGGACGATTGGTGATTATATCGTACCACTCGTTGGAGGACAGGTTGGTGAAGAACTATTTCCGCAACGGAAATTTTGAGGGCGACGATAATCCCGATTTTATGGGAAATCGCACAGTGCCTTTTGAACAGATTAACCGTAAGGTGATTGTGCCATCCAACGAGGAGTTGGAACGCAATAGCAGGGCGCGTAGCGCAAAACTTAGGATAGGAAGTAAACTATGA
- a CDS encoding glyceraldehyde-3-phosphate dehydrogenase produces MGTQSVNNFEEKLKSSFPTKENIPFEVQLNGKKYEPLYLLDGEILKWDGSLEDVSSPICINENGQVKRTIIGQVPSMDEEAAMKGLDAAVRAWNNGRGEWPTMSVKERISAVEQFVARMRLVRDEVVKLMMWEIGKSLEDSYKEFDRTVDYIIKTIEALKEVDRNNSRFSLDDGVIAQVRRSPLGVCLSMGPFNYPLNETYTTLIPALIMGNTLVVKPPKFGVMLHQPLLEAFAKCFPKGVVNFIYGDGSKIIGPIMKSGLVDVLAFIGSSRVADILKLQHPRPHRMRCILGLDAKNPALVMPDADLDLAVKECVTGSLSFNGQRCTGLKIMFVHKSIIDEFLRKMAETIDKLPQGMPWEKGVKLTPLPEFNKADRLKGYIDNAVAKGAKIVNQGGGTFYETMFKPAIVYPIAPDAELYDVEQFGPVIPVCSYSDEQEFLDFVTNSNYGQQLSIFGNNSKTIAQLIDQLTNQVSRININSQCQRGPDTLPFTGRKDSAEATLSISDALRCFSIRSLVAAQSNESSREIIQSIVNGRHSNFLNTDFIL; encoded by the coding sequence ATGGGCACTCAATCTGTTAATAATTTTGAGGAAAAACTTAAGAGTTCGTTTCCTACCAAAGAAAACATTCCGTTTGAAGTTCAATTAAACGGGAAAAAATATGAGCCACTTTACCTTCTCGATGGCGAAATCCTAAAATGGGATGGCTCGCTCGAAGATGTTAGTTCTCCTATCTGTATCAACGAGAATGGACAAGTCAAGCGAACTATTATTGGGCAGGTACCATCGATGGATGAGGAGGCAGCAATGAAAGGTCTTGATGCCGCTGTTCGTGCGTGGAACAATGGTAGAGGGGAATGGCCTACCATGAGCGTTAAAGAACGAATTTCGGCAGTGGAACAATTTGTTGCACGGATGCGCCTTGTACGCGATGAGGTAGTAAAGTTGATGATGTGGGAAATAGGCAAAAGCCTCGAGGATAGTTACAAAGAGTTTGACCGCACGGTTGACTATATCATCAAAACCATTGAGGCGCTAAAGGAGGTTGATAGAAACAATTCGCGATTCAGCCTCGATGATGGCGTTATTGCTCAAGTTCGCCGATCGCCTCTTGGTGTCTGCCTTTCGATGGGGCCATTCAACTACCCATTGAACGAAACCTACACAACACTTATTCCTGCCCTAATAATGGGAAATACCCTTGTAGTTAAACCTCCAAAATTTGGAGTGATGCTGCATCAACCGTTGCTTGAAGCATTTGCCAAATGCTTTCCAAAAGGCGTGGTTAACTTTATTTACGGTGATGGCTCGAAAATAATTGGCCCAATTATGAAAAGTGGGCTTGTGGATGTCCTTGCTTTTATTGGATCGAGTCGAGTTGCCGATATTTTAAAGTTGCAGCACCCACGCCCACATCGGATGCGCTGTATTCTGGGACTTGATGCCAAGAACCCAGCACTTGTAATGCCCGATGCCGATCTAGACCTAGCCGTTAAGGAATGTGTCACTGGCAGTTTGTCGTTCAACGGACAAAGATGTACTGGACTCAAAATTATGTTTGTTCACAAATCGATAATTGATGAGTTCCTTAGGAAAATGGCAGAAACTATTGACAAACTCCCCCAAGGCATGCCTTGGGAAAAAGGGGTAAAACTCACACCTCTTCCAGAGTTCAACAAAGCGGATAGACTCAAAGGTTACATTGATAATGCCGTTGCAAAAGGCGCTAAAATTGTGAACCAAGGCGGTGGAACATTTTACGAAACAATGTTTAAACCAGCCATTGTTTATCCAATAGCCCCCGATGCCGAACTGTACGATGTTGAGCAATTTGGGCCAGTTATTCCAGTTTGCTCCTATAGTGATGAGCAGGAATTTTTGGATTTTGTCACCAACTCGAATTATGGGCAACAGCTAAGTATTTTTGGCAACAATTCTAAAACAATAGCCCAACTAATTGACCAATTAACCAACCAAGTAAGCCGAATCAATATAAATAGTCAATGCCAACGTGGCCCCGACACTCTACCATTCACTGGTCGCAAGGATTCTGCTGAAGCCACATTATCAATCAGCGATGCACTAAGATGCTTCTCCATCCGATCGCTGGTTGCTGCGCAATCGAACGAAAGCAGTAGGGAAATTATTCAGAGCATAGTAAATGGTAGGCATTCGAATTTCTTAAATACTGATTTTATCCTTTAG
- the ftsW gene encoding cell division protein FtsW: protein MSGVFGRYFKGDRVIWTVVIILSAVSLLAVYSSTGSLAYRFHGGSTTYFLIKQLIFLGLGLSIVFVTHLISYKVYYPLSTILLGISVPLLLITLVFGATLNQASRWLEVPGLGITFQTSDVAKLALIMYVSKILSQKQKDIKDLRQGFVPLVIPIGLICMLILPANFSTAALLGLSCWIMMFVGRVNLKYLLGFTGLGVLLLGAFIVIALQFKNVGRVHTWINRIENFASGDNGEGNYQVEQSKIAIATGGIIGKGPGRSTQRNFLPHPYSDFIFAIIVEEYGLLGGTIILALYLILLFRSALIVKNAKRTFPAFLAFGLAMLMALQALVNMMVAVNLIPVTGQPLPLVSMGGTSLFFSSAAFGIILSITRSQNKTELFDGEEPVEDNN from the coding sequence ATGTCAGGCGTATTTGGACGATATTTTAAAGGAGATAGAGTGATATGGACGGTAGTTATTATCCTATCGGCCGTATCGTTGTTGGCTGTTTACAGTTCAACAGGGTCGTTGGCGTATCGGTTCCATGGTGGAAGTACAACCTACTTTTTAATAAAACAGTTGATTTTCTTAGGACTTGGACTTTCTATTGTGTTTGTTACGCATCTTATCAGTTACAAGGTTTACTATCCGCTTTCTACTATTCTGCTTGGAATTTCGGTACCGTTGCTGCTTATAACGCTTGTTTTTGGAGCAACACTGAACCAAGCTTCTCGATGGTTGGAGGTTCCGGGGCTCGGAATTACATTCCAAACATCGGACGTGGCCAAGCTGGCGCTGATAATGTATGTGTCAAAAATATTGTCGCAAAAACAAAAGGATATAAAGGATTTGCGTCAAGGCTTTGTGCCGTTGGTAATTCCAATCGGGTTGATTTGTATGCTTATTCTCCCAGCAAACTTCTCTACTGCAGCATTGCTTGGCTTGTCTTGCTGGATTATGATGTTTGTGGGCAGGGTAAACCTTAAGTATCTGCTTGGATTTACAGGTTTAGGAGTGCTGCTGCTTGGCGCATTTATTGTGATTGCCTTGCAATTCAAGAATGTGGGTAGGGTTCACACTTGGATTAACCGTATCGAGAATTTTGCCAGTGGAGATAATGGCGAAGGGAACTATCAGGTGGAGCAATCAAAGATTGCCATTGCAACTGGCGGAATAATTGGAAAAGGCCCTGGGCGTTCAACCCAGCGTAATTTTCTACCACATCCATACTCGGATTTCATCTTTGCAATTATTGTGGAGGAGTACGGATTATTAGGAGGCACAATAATTCTTGCATTATACCTGATATTGCTATTTAGGTCGGCATTAATTGTCAAGAATGCCAAACGAACGTTTCCGGCCTTTCTAGCCTTTGGGCTTGCAATGCTGATGGCGCTGCAGGCCTTGGTAAACATGATGGTTGCGGTAAATTTAATTCCGGTTACCGGACAACCGTTGCCATTGGTTAGTATGGGAGGAACTTCGCTGTTTTTTTCAAGCGCAGCATTTGGTATTATATTAAGCATTACTAGATCACAAAATAAAACTGAACTATTCGATGGAGAAGAACCAGTTGAAGATAATAATTAG
- the murE gene encoding UDP-N-acetylmuramoyl-L-alanyl-D-glutamate--2,6-diaminopimelate ligase, translating into MLITLKNILPKSLKFDAVGALDVEVAGLTFDSRTVDRGFCFFAIKGTQVDGHQFISTAVDKGASVIVCEQMPVETSPKTTYIKVEDASYALGLMASAFYGNPSEKLRLVGVTGTNGKTTTATLLYKMAGLLGHKSGLLSTVVNYIGDTEIPATHTTPDQIQLNAFLARMVAEGCEYCFMEVSSHSVVQNRIAGLMFCGGIFTNITHDHLDYHKTFDEYIKAKKRFFDNLPADAFAITNIDDRNGMVMLQNTKSKVVTYSLRSMADMRCRIVESHFDGTLLNLDGVEVWTRLIGEFNAYNLLAIYSTLINLGFDKNDILTKLSEVTAVSGRFEYIKSNSGIVAVVDYAHTPDALVNVIETINKIKGDDQRLITVVGAGGNRDKTKRPVMAKVSAEMSDMVILTSDNPRFEEPEDILNDMKAGVDITLSRKVITIVDRKEAIRTACLMAKKGDIVLIAGKGHENYQEIKGVKHHFDDKEIVSEIFNTL; encoded by the coding sequence ATGTTGATTACACTAAAAAACATACTACCAAAATCGCTCAAGTTCGATGCTGTTGGCGCGTTGGATGTTGAGGTGGCCGGTTTAACGTTCGATTCCAGAACGGTTGACCGCGGATTTTGCTTTTTTGCAATAAAGGGTACTCAGGTTGATGGTCACCAGTTCATTTCAACTGCCGTTGATAAAGGTGCTTCGGTGATAGTTTGCGAGCAGATGCCCGTAGAAACATCACCCAAAACAACCTACATCAAGGTTGAGGATGCATCGTATGCGTTGGGTCTGATGGCATCGGCATTCTACGGCAATCCTTCGGAGAAGTTGAGGTTGGTAGGTGTTACTGGAACAAACGGAAAAACTACTACGGCTACATTGCTTTACAAGATGGCTGGATTGCTAGGCCATAAGTCGGGTTTGCTTTCAACCGTGGTAAACTACATTGGCGATACTGAAATTCCTGCCACACATACTACCCCTGACCAAATTCAACTTAACGCCTTCCTTGCTCGAATGGTAGCCGAGGGTTGCGAGTACTGCTTTATGGAGGTGAGCTCGCATTCAGTGGTGCAGAATCGTATTGCTGGGTTGATGTTCTGCGGTGGAATCTTCACCAATATTACACACGACCATTTGGACTACCATAAAACCTTCGATGAGTACATCAAGGCTAAGAAACGCTTCTTCGATAACCTGCCTGCCGATGCTTTTGCAATCACAAACATCGACGATAGGAACGGAATGGTAATGCTCCAGAATACAAAGTCCAAGGTGGTAACCTACTCGTTACGCTCAATGGCCGATATGCGTTGCCGAATAGTGGAAAGCCATTTTGATGGCACTTTACTTAACCTTGATGGTGTTGAGGTTTGGACACGCTTAATTGGTGAGTTCAACGCATATAACCTTTTGGCTATCTATTCAACGCTTATCAACCTTGGATTCGACAAGAATGATATCCTTACCAAGTTAAGTGAGGTTACTGCCGTTTCGGGTAGGTTTGAGTATATCAAGTCGAATAGCGGCATTGTTGCGGTTGTGGATTACGCTCACACGCCCGATGCGTTGGTGAATGTAATTGAGACCATTAATAAAATAAAGGGAGATGATCAGCGACTCATAACCGTTGTGGGTGCTGGTGGAAATCGCGATAAAACCAAACGCCCAGTTATGGCAAAGGTTTCGGCTGAGATGAGCGATATGGTTATTTTAACATCGGACAATCCACGCTTTGAGGAACCCGAGGATATTCTGAACGATATGAAGGCTGGGGTTGATATCACCTTAAGTCGTAAGGTTATTACTATTGTTGACAGAAAAGAGGCAATCCGTACCGCTTGCCTAATGGCAAAAAAGGGCGATATAGTTCTGATAGCAGGTAAAGGACACGAAAACTATCAGGAAATAAAGGGTGTTAAGCACCATTTTGACGATAAGGAAATTGTAAGTGAAATATTTAATACGTTGTAG
- the mraY gene encoding phospho-N-acetylmuramoyl-pentapeptide-transferase → MLYYLVEFIQRYFDIPGTGLFKYISFRSAMAFIFSLAFALLVGKKIIRYLQRLQIGEEIRNLGLEGQMQKTGTPTMGGIIILASTLLPVLLFADLLNIYIVIMILATVWLGIVGFADDYIKVFKKNKEGLQGKFKILGQVSLGLFVGLTMWLSPSIVIRQPAPKARVQTQVETVVASEYNGAQPVKVLKSEKTTKTSIPFFKNNEFDYSYLNPFKGEWRDTITWLIFIAVVILIITAVSNGANLTDGLDGLATGVSAVMATTLGVFAYLSGNVIYAEYLNIMYIPQSGELVVFMSAFIGAAVGFLWYNSYPAQVFMGDTGSLTIGGIIAVFAIVVRKELLIPILCGIFLVENLSVVMQVSYFKYTKKRYGEGRRIFLMSPLHHHYQKKGYPEPKIVTRFWIVAILLAVITVVTLKIR, encoded by the coding sequence ATGCTGTACTATCTTGTTGAGTTTATTCAGAGGTATTTTGATATTCCGGGTACAGGTCTTTTCAAGTATATCTCGTTCCGTTCGGCAATGGCCTTCATCTTCTCATTGGCTTTTGCGTTATTGGTTGGGAAAAAGATAATCCGCTATTTGCAACGTTTACAGATTGGAGAGGAAATTCGCAACCTTGGCCTTGAAGGGCAAATGCAGAAGACAGGAACTCCAACAATGGGTGGTATCATTATTCTTGCATCAACATTGCTGCCTGTGTTACTTTTTGCCGATTTGCTCAATATCTACATTGTTATAATGATCTTGGCTACTGTATGGCTAGGTATTGTTGGTTTTGCTGATGATTACATTAAAGTATTTAAGAAAAATAAAGAAGGGTTACAGGGTAAATTTAAAATTTTAGGTCAGGTATCGTTAGGTCTTTTTGTTGGTTTAACAATGTGGTTAAGTCCAAGTATTGTTATAAGACAGCCTGCACCAAAGGCAAGAGTGCAAACTCAGGTCGAAACGGTTGTTGCTTCAGAGTATAATGGTGCTCAGCCCGTAAAGGTTCTTAAGAGCGAGAAAACAACCAAAACCTCCATCCCATTCTTCAAGAATAATGAGTTCGACTACTCGTATTTGAACCCATTTAAGGGTGAGTGGCGCGACACTATCACTTGGTTAATCTTTATAGCGGTTGTAATTCTTATTATCACTGCGGTTTCCAATGGAGCAAACCTAACCGATGGATTGGATGGATTGGCCACGGGCGTATCGGCGGTAATGGCTACTACGCTCGGAGTTTTTGCCTATTTATCGGGTAACGTTATCTACGCAGAGTACCTGAATATAATGTATATTCCACAATCGGGTGAGTTGGTGGTGTTTATGAGTGCATTTATTGGCGCTGCGGTTGGTTTCCTTTGGTACAACAGTTATCCAGCTCAAGTATTTATGGGCGATACAGGCAGTTTGACTATTGGTGGAATTATTGCTGTATTCGCAATTGTAGTTCGTAAGGAGTTGTTAATTCCTATCCTTTGCGGAATATTCTTGGTTGAGAATCTGTCGGTGGTAATGCAAGTTAGCTACTTTAAGTACACCAAGAAGAGGTACGGCGAGGGTCGCAGGATATTCCTGATGTCGCCATTGCATCACCATTACCAGAAGAAGGGTTACCCAGAGCCAAAAATCGTAACACGATTCTGGATTGTGGCAATTCTGCTGGCAGTTATTACAGTGGTTACTCTTAAAATTCGATAA